In Janibacter sp. CX7, a single genomic region encodes these proteins:
- the ahpC gene encoding alkyl hydroperoxide reductase subunit C, with the protein MSLINTQIKPFQATGYINGEFKDFSEADIAGKWAIFFFYPADFTFVCPTELEDLAAEYDAELKGLGVEVFSVSTDTHFTHKAWHETSDAVGKVTYPMLGDPTATISRNFDILREDEGLANRGTFLVDPDGVIQFLEITAEGIGRNAKELVRKVKAAQYVRNNPGEVCPAKWEEGAETLAPSLDLVGKI; encoded by the coding sequence ATGTCCCTCATCAACACCCAGATCAAGCCCTTCCAGGCGACCGGCTACATCAACGGCGAGTTCAAGGACTTCTCCGAGGCCGACATCGCCGGCAAGTGGGCGATCTTCTTCTTCTACCCGGCCGACTTCACCTTCGTCTGCCCGACGGAGCTCGAGGACCTCGCGGCCGAGTACGACGCGGAGCTCAAGGGCCTGGGCGTCGAGGTCTTCTCCGTCTCGACCGACACGCACTTCACGCACAAGGCGTGGCACGAGACCTCCGACGCCGTCGGCAAGGTGACCTACCCGATGCTCGGCGACCCGACCGCCACCATCTCGCGCAACTTCGACATCCTGCGCGAGGACGAGGGCCTGGCCAACCGCGGCACCTTCCTCGTCGACCCCGACGGTGTCATCCAGTTCCTCGAGATCACCGCTGAGGGCATCGGCCGCAATGCCAAGGAGCTCGTCCGCAAGGTCAAGGCCGCGCAGTACGTCCGCAACAACCCCGGCGAGGTCTGCCCGGCCAAGTGGGAAGAGGGCGCCGAGACCCTCGCCCCCTCGCTGGACCTCGTCGGCAAGATCTGA
- a CDS encoding multicopper oxidase domain-containing protein: MRDRPGVVWLVAAALTALVHPFVPDSTWLMVHMVALGAITHSIMVWSSHFATTLLKHRPDIDVRATHNRRLVLLHLGIIAVLVGVPTAWWWLTLVGATAVGVAVIWHAWQLRRRLRGALPGRFRIVVHHYLASAAFLPVGATLGVLLARGQTDEMHARLLLAHSLVNLLGWVGITVTGTLITLWPTILRARMDDASERRARQALPGLVLGLALACTGALAGWRWLLLAGVAGYLVALLWSARSLVAPTRQKPPRHFAAWSVMAGAVWFLVGIGMVGWRVATADDFAAMASGYGRVAAVLVVGFGLQVLTGALSHLVPAVIGGGPRVVRVGIESFDRIGMTRIVIINVPLALSLLPVPSGTRVVLTTLVLIGLVAFIPIMLTSIKRLVAARREAALATPEDRRAGLKQGRADAARVLDPPFPRTQVMAGVTLVALALAAGPALQPALDGGSVDAAPAAAVTPTGETTEVTVTARADMTFSPSRIEVPAGDRLVITLTNEDGSTVHDLYLDDETHTPRLAKGESATLDVGVVGADRQGWCTVTGHKRMGMTLTIDVTGAPQAAPSDAPSHDGHDNEDTPFDLTTGATWPDGFEADDASLPPLPDARTHRVTLRVQEVEVKVAPGVTRTRWTFGGTAPGPTLHGRVGDRFVITLVNDGSIGHSIDFHAGSLAPDRPMRTITPGQRLTYTFTAERAGIWMYHCSTMPMATHIAQGMFGAVVIEPEGLPEVDRSYVVTASELYAGEEPDGDPAATAFNGRAFQYEADPLTARVGERVRFWVLDAGPDRPVSFHVVGGQFDTVWSEGAYRTGGPDTVGGPAAGSQALGLMPAQGGFVELTFPEAGHYPFVNHVMSDGDKGARGTIRVR; this comes from the coding sequence ATGCGCGACCGACCGGGCGTAGTGTGGCTCGTCGCCGCCGCCCTCACAGCGCTCGTGCACCCCTTCGTCCCCGACTCGACGTGGCTGATGGTGCACATGGTCGCCCTCGGCGCCATCACGCACTCGATCATGGTGTGGAGCTCGCACTTCGCGACGACGCTCCTCAAGCACCGACCCGACATCGACGTCCGCGCGACGCACAACCGGCGCCTGGTCCTGCTGCACCTGGGGATCATCGCCGTCCTCGTCGGTGTGCCGACGGCGTGGTGGTGGCTGACCCTCGTCGGCGCGACCGCCGTCGGCGTCGCCGTCATCTGGCACGCGTGGCAACTGAGGCGCCGGCTGCGCGGCGCACTGCCCGGACGATTTCGCATCGTCGTCCACCACTACCTGGCCTCGGCCGCCTTCCTGCCCGTGGGCGCGACCCTGGGCGTGCTCCTCGCTCGTGGCCAGACCGACGAGATGCACGCCCGGCTGCTCCTGGCGCACTCCCTGGTCAACCTGCTCGGCTGGGTGGGCATCACCGTCACCGGCACGCTCATCACCCTGTGGCCGACGATCCTGCGCGCCCGTATGGACGACGCGTCCGAGCGCCGCGCCCGCCAGGCGCTGCCGGGTCTCGTCCTCGGTCTCGCGCTCGCGTGCACCGGCGCCCTGGCCGGATGGCGCTGGCTGCTCCTCGCCGGCGTGGCCGGCTACCTCGTCGCACTGCTGTGGTCCGCCCGCTCCCTCGTCGCGCCCACCCGGCAGAAGCCACCCCGCCACTTCGCCGCATGGTCCGTCATGGCCGGCGCCGTCTGGTTCCTCGTCGGCATCGGCATGGTCGGCTGGCGGGTGGCGACCGCGGACGACTTCGCCGCCATGGCCTCCGGCTACGGGCGGGTCGCCGCGGTGCTCGTCGTCGGTTTCGGCCTGCAGGTGCTCACCGGCGCGCTCAGCCACCTCGTCCCGGCCGTCATCGGTGGTGGCCCACGGGTCGTGCGGGTCGGCATCGAGAGCTTCGATCGCATCGGCATGACCCGCATCGTCATCATCAACGTGCCGTTGGCGCTGTCGCTCCTGCCCGTCCCCTCCGGCACCCGCGTCGTGCTGACCACCCTCGTCCTCATCGGGCTGGTCGCCTTCATCCCGATCATGCTCACGTCGATCAAGCGGCTCGTCGCGGCCCGCAGGGAGGCCGCGCTGGCCACCCCCGAAGACCGTCGCGCAGGTCTGAAGCAGGGTCGGGCCGACGCTGCGCGGGTCCTCGATCCTCCCTTCCCCCGTACCCAGGTCATGGCGGGCGTGACACTCGTGGCCCTCGCCCTGGCCGCCGGCCCCGCACTCCAACCGGCCCTCGACGGCGGGAGCGTCGACGCCGCCCCTGCAGCAGCCGTCACGCCCACTGGCGAGACGACCGAGGTGACCGTCACCGCGCGGGCCGACATGACCTTCAGCCCCTCCCGCATCGAGGTGCCCGCCGGGGACCGCCTCGTCATCACGCTGACCAACGAGGACGGCAGCACCGTCCACGACCTCTACCTCGACGACGAGACGCACACGCCCCGCCTGGCGAAGGGAGAGTCAGCCACCCTCGACGTCGGTGTCGTCGGCGCCGACCGCCAGGGGTGGTGCACGGTGACCGGGCACAAGCGGATGGGCATGACGTTGACGATCGACGTCACGGGCGCACCCCAGGCCGCCCCCTCCGACGCGCCGTCCCATGACGGCCACGACAACGAGGACACCCCCTTCGACCTCACCACGGGCGCGACGTGGCCGGACGGCTTCGAGGCCGACGACGCCTCTCTCCCACCACTGCCCGACGCGCGTACCCACCGGGTGACGCTGCGCGTGCAGGAGGTGGAGGTCAAGGTGGCGCCGGGTGTGACCCGGACCCGCTGGACCTTCGGTGGCACCGCGCCCGGCCCGACCCTGCACGGCCGGGTCGGTGACCGCTTCGTCATCACGCTGGTCAACGACGGCAGCATCGGGCACTCGATCGACTTCCACGCCGGCTCGCTCGCGCCGGACCGGCCGATGCGCACGATCACGCCCGGGCAGCGGCTGACCTACACCTTCACCGCTGAGCGCGCGGGCATCTGGATGTACCACTGCTCGACGATGCCGATGGCGACGCACATCGCCCAGGGCATGTTTGGCGCGGTCGTCATCGAGCCGGAGGGACTGCCCGAGGTCGACCGCTCCTACGTGGTGACCGCGTCGGAGCTCTATGCCGGCGAGGAACCCGACGGCGACCCGGCGGCGACCGCCTTCAACGGCCGCGCCTTCCAGTACGAGGCGGACCCGCTCACCGCGAGGGTCGGCGAGCGGGTGCGCTTCTGGGTCCTCGACGCCGGACCGGACCGGCCGGTCTCCTTCCACGTCGTCGGCGGGCAGTTCGACACCGTCTGGAGCGAGGGCGCCTACCGCACCGGGGGACCGGACACCGTGGGTGGCCCGGCGGCCGGCTCCCAGGCGCTGGGCCTGATGCCCGCCCAGGGCGGCTTCGTCGAGCTGACCTTCCCCGAGGCCGGTCACTACCCCTTCGTCAACCACGTGATGAGCGACGGGGACAAGGGGGCGCGCGGCACCATCCGGGTGCGCTGA
- a CDS encoding S1 family peptidase, translating to MTSRSTLMLTAALAGAGTLLAPAATAAPVPDGGVSTQDPMTSYVMERDGKTRAQARAYLATKDTKQATLRSLEAKGVTADGAWFDGTQLVVGVDSAADAAKVRAAGLRPSTAVGQRDLDRVATKVLGQAGASKHVVTVGPDLQQGVVEVRIAADAPDSLRQRIAAMDRVTVTTADELTTQADVVPGRIMDLSPGTNCSLGYPGKTSSGNNVLLTAGHCVEGLPDILDANGTHIGRGTHTRFHEGYSSVDMGLMDIDSEDVGQPYVDSRGHSGYYAVQGASKNAVGSEICKAGNTTGWTCGTIKAYNRTVNYGGTIVSGLAEASVCTEGGDSGGAYIGVGNLAQGMTSGGPVGADCGYNRGYAAGSYSFYQPVVDAANYYGVTIDTAN from the coding sequence ATGACCTCGCGCAGCACCCTGATGCTCACCGCCGCCCTCGCCGGCGCCGGCACGCTCCTCGCCCCGGCCGCCACCGCGGCCCCCGTGCCCGACGGCGGGGTCTCCACGCAGGACCCGATGACCTCCTACGTCATGGAGCGCGACGGCAAGACCCGGGCACAGGCACGCGCCTACCTGGCGACCAAGGACACCAAGCAGGCCACGCTCCGATCGCTCGAGGCGAAGGGGGTCACGGCCGACGGCGCGTGGTTCGACGGCACCCAGCTCGTCGTCGGGGTCGACTCCGCAGCCGACGCCGCGAAGGTCCGTGCCGCCGGGCTGCGCCCGAGCACCGCTGTGGGACAACGGGATCTGGACCGCGTCGCGACCAAGGTGCTGGGCCAGGCCGGCGCCTCGAAGCACGTCGTCACCGTCGGACCCGACCTGCAGCAGGGCGTCGTCGAGGTGCGGATCGCCGCGGACGCACCCGACTCCCTTCGCCAGCGCATCGCGGCCATGGACCGGGTGACCGTGACGACCGCCGACGAGCTGACGACGCAGGCCGACGTCGTCCCGGGCCGGATCATGGACCTCTCCCCCGGGACCAACTGCTCGCTCGGCTACCCGGGCAAGACGTCCAGCGGCAACAACGTCCTGCTCACCGCCGGCCACTGCGTCGAGGGCCTGCCGGACATCCTCGACGCCAACGGCACCCACATCGGGCGGGGCACCCACACCCGCTTCCACGAGGGCTACAGCAGCGTCGACATGGGCCTGATGGACATCGACTCCGAGGACGTCGGCCAGCCCTACGTCGACAGCCGCGGCCACTCCGGGTACTACGCCGTCCAGGGCGCGAGCAAGAACGCGGTCGGCTCCGAGATCTGCAAGGCCGGCAACACGACGGGCTGGACCTGCGGCACGATCAAGGCCTACAACCGCACCGTCAACTACGGCGGCACCATCGTCTCCGGCCTCGCCGAGGCGAGCGTGTGCACGGAGGGCGGCGACTCCGGTGGCGCCTACATCGGCGTCGGCAACCTCGCCCAGGGCATGACCTCCGGCGGTCCCGTCGGTGCCGACTGCGGGTACAACCGCGGCTACGCGGCCGGCTCCTACAGCTTCTACCAGCCGGTCGTCGACGCGGCGAACTACTACGGCGTCACGATCGACACGGCGAACTGA
- a CDS encoding cupin domain-containing protein, with translation MSEQIDLSDHGPAPYVVDIESATLQNTNYRSTLWTGTNLQLTVMAIAPGDDIGLEVHEDHDQFLRVEEGRGRAQMGPAEDDLSFDREVGDDDIIMVPAGQWHNVTNIGDVPLKVYSLYGPPEHVHGTVHAAKADQDADPNEH, from the coding sequence ATGAGCGAGCAGATCGACCTCTCCGACCACGGACCCGCCCCCTATGTCGTCGACATCGAGTCGGCCACCCTGCAGAACACGAACTACCGCTCCACGCTCTGGACCGGCACCAACCTGCAGCTGACCGTCATGGCGATCGCCCCCGGTGACGACATCGGCCTCGAGGTCCACGAGGACCACGACCAGTTCCTGCGGGTCGAGGAGGGCCGTGGCCGCGCCCAGATGGGGCCGGCCGAGGACGACCTCTCGTTCGACCGCGAGGTCGGCGACGACGACATCATCATGGTGCCGGCGGGTCAGTGGCACAACGTCACCAACATCGGCGACGTGCCGCTGAAGGTCTACTCCCTCTACGGGCCGCCGGAGCACGTGCACGGCACGGTCCACGCCGCCAAGGCCGACCAGGACGCGGACCCCAACGAGCACTGA
- a CDS encoding DUF294 nucleotidyltransferase-like domain-containing protein, translating into MAETELTEVVDFLALHAPFDALPHRVRHDLAGRLTVRYHRRGSHLMTVGRDSDELMIIRSGAIETHDAEGRLVFRGAEGSACGSTTLVGRNPSRFDVVAIEDTLALHLPAEVFHELRREHEVFAEHFEGERAGLLRAAATAVATGRHGEPILRTSARDLAHRAPVTVRADGEIAQAARTMTDEGVSSLLVVEGERLVGILTDRDLRRRVLAAGVDPRQPVSDVMTSDPVVAPADASALELLLTMTEANVHHLPVVEGGAPVGVVTTTDLMRLERVSAVHIVGDVAKQTDVAGVVDFAARTPRLVQQLLEQDVSADDITRVVTSVGDAVERRLIALAHEDLAARGMGPAPRMCWMVLGSRARHEQALGSDQDHAVIIADDAPERAEDYVAALAEQVVAGLEAAGHPRCPGDVMATNPRWHQRLSGWRAEFAQWLDEPVPDAVLGASIFFDSRPLAGDHELHAALVNEVAGRLPGARNLLGHLTAQAVDNDPPLGFFRGFVLGRSGEHKDLLDLKRGGVGAIVDLARVHALAAGLTVVNTRARLRAVAGPGGLAPETAEGLVDALEFISHVRLAHQSRQQEAGLPVTSWISPDDLTTFDRRALREAFHVVRRAQRALAQWHPGQRWT; encoded by the coding sequence ATGGCCGAGACCGAGCTGACGGAGGTCGTCGACTTCCTGGCGCTGCACGCCCCCTTCGACGCGCTGCCCCATCGGGTGCGGCATGACCTGGCCGGCCGGCTGACGGTCCGCTACCACCGGCGCGGCAGCCACCTGATGACGGTCGGCCGGGACAGCGACGAGCTGATGATCATCCGGTCCGGTGCGATCGAGACGCATGACGCGGAGGGCCGGCTCGTCTTCCGCGGCGCGGAGGGCTCGGCCTGTGGCTCGACGACCCTCGTGGGCCGCAACCCGTCCCGCTTCGACGTCGTCGCCATCGAGGACACGCTCGCCCTGCACCTGCCGGCCGAGGTCTTCCACGAGCTGCGGCGGGAGCACGAGGTCTTCGCCGAGCACTTCGAAGGGGAACGCGCCGGGCTCCTGCGCGCGGCCGCCACCGCCGTCGCGACGGGCCGGCACGGCGAGCCGATCCTCCGGACGTCAGCGCGCGACCTGGCGCACCGGGCGCCGGTCACCGTGCGCGCGGACGGGGAGATCGCGCAGGCTGCGCGGACCATGACCGACGAAGGGGTCTCCAGCCTGCTCGTCGTCGAGGGCGAGCGACTCGTGGGCATCCTCACCGACCGCGACCTGCGCCGTCGGGTCCTCGCCGCCGGCGTCGACCCCAGGCAGCCCGTGAGCGACGTGATGACGAGTGACCCGGTCGTGGCGCCGGCCGACGCGTCGGCGCTCGAGCTGCTGCTCACGATGACCGAGGCCAATGTGCACCACCTGCCGGTGGTCGAGGGCGGCGCACCGGTGGGCGTGGTGACGACGACGGACCTCATGCGCCTCGAGCGGGTGAGCGCCGTGCACATCGTCGGCGACGTCGCCAAGCAGACCGATGTCGCCGGCGTGGTCGACTTCGCGGCCCGGACACCGAGGCTCGTGCAGCAGCTGCTCGAGCAGGACGTGAGCGCCGACGACATCACCCGGGTCGTCACGTCGGTCGGCGACGCGGTCGAGCGCCGGCTCATCGCCCTCGCCCACGAGGACCTCGCGGCCCGCGGGATGGGGCCGGCGCCCCGGATGTGCTGGATGGTCCTCGGGTCACGGGCACGCCACGAGCAGGCGCTCGGCAGCGACCAGGACCACGCGGTGATCATCGCCGACGACGCGCCGGAGAGGGCAGAGGACTACGTCGCGGCCCTCGCCGAGCAGGTCGTCGCCGGGTTGGAGGCGGCCGGGCACCCCCGCTGCCCCGGGGACGTCATGGCGACCAATCCGCGCTGGCACCAGCGGCTCTCGGGGTGGCGCGCCGAGTTCGCCCAGTGGCTCGACGAGCCGGTCCCCGATGCCGTGCTCGGCGCGAGCATCTTCTTCGACTCCCGGCCGCTGGCGGGCGACCACGAGCTGCACGCCGCCCTCGTCAACGAGGTCGCCGGACGGCTGCCCGGGGCGCGCAACCTCCTCGGGCACCTGACCGCGCAGGCCGTCGACAACGATCCGCCGCTCGGCTTCTTCCGCGGCTTCGTCCTCGGGCGCAGCGGTGAGCACAAGGACCTGCTCGACCTCAAGCGCGGCGGCGTCGGGGCCATCGTCGACCTCGCCCGGGTCCATGCGCTCGCCGCGGGCCTGACGGTCGTCAACACCCGGGCCCGCCTGCGTGCCGTCGCCGGACCGGGTGGACTCGCGCCCGAGACGGCGGAGGGCCTCGTCGACGCCCTCGAGTTCATCTCCCACGTGCGTCTGGCACACCAGTCCCGACAGCAGGAGGCCGGCCTGCCCGTCACCTCGTGGATCTCGCCCGACGACCTGACGACCTTCGATCGGCGCGCCCTACGGGAGGCCTTCCACGTCGTGCGCCGGGCCCAGCGTGCGCTGGCCCAGTGGCACCCCGGGCAGCGCTGGACATGA
- the ahpF gene encoding alkyl hydroperoxide reductase subunit F, producing the protein MALDQNLATQLKAYLDNLREPIELVVSLDEGPKSRELDELIVEIEGMSDLITRRVAEGSDLDERVPSFAITRVSDPQVSVRFAGIPMGHEFTSLVLALLQVGGHPSKAAQDVIEQIKGLAGEHHFETFFSLSCQNCPDVVQALNLMSVLNPGITHTAIDGAVFPEEAERRGVLAVPTVFVDGESFGSGRMELAEIVAKVDELAGGDSAARAAEELSAREPYDVLVVGGGPAGASAAIYAARKGIRTGLLAERFGGQVLDTMAIENLVSVPHTEGPKLAADLERHVGEYEVDMIRSQTAAGLSAGDDGLTVVDLANGAALKGKTVVLATGARWRTMGVPGEEEYRNKGVTFCPHCDGPLFKGKRIAVIGGGNSGVEAAIDLAGIVGHVTLVEFMDEMRADEVLQRKLRSLPNVDIRLGTKTTEVVGDGGKVTGIVVEPRDGGEGETLALEGVFVQIGLLPNTEWLGDAVELSERGEIVIDGVGRTNLPGVFAAGDCTVEPYKQIVTALGAGSTASLSAFDHLIRTSAPSEEAAVAATKAADGPLEAGDQIDVPDSVGASA; encoded by the coding sequence ATGGCCCTCGACCAGAACCTCGCCACCCAGCTCAAGGCCTACCTCGACAACCTCCGCGAGCCGATCGAGCTCGTCGTGAGCCTCGACGAGGGCCCCAAGTCCCGTGAGCTCGACGAGCTGATCGTCGAGATCGAGGGGATGAGCGACCTCATCACCCGCCGGGTGGCCGAAGGGAGCGACCTCGACGAGCGTGTCCCCTCCTTCGCGATCACCCGCGTGTCCGACCCGCAGGTGTCCGTGCGCTTCGCCGGCATCCCGATGGGCCACGAGTTCACCTCCCTCGTCCTGGCGCTGCTCCAGGTCGGCGGGCACCCGAGCAAGGCCGCGCAGGACGTCATCGAGCAGATCAAGGGTCTGGCCGGTGAGCACCACTTCGAGACCTTCTTCTCGCTCAGCTGCCAGAACTGCCCGGACGTCGTCCAGGCCCTCAACCTCATGAGCGTGCTCAACCCCGGCATCACCCACACCGCCATCGACGGCGCCGTCTTCCCCGAGGAGGCCGAGCGCCGCGGCGTGCTCGCCGTGCCGACCGTCTTCGTGGACGGCGAGTCCTTCGGCTCCGGCCGCATGGAGCTCGCCGAGATCGTCGCCAAGGTCGACGAGCTGGCCGGTGGCGACTCCGCGGCCCGCGCCGCCGAGGAGCTGTCGGCCCGCGAGCCCTACGACGTCCTCGTCGTCGGCGGCGGTCCCGCCGGCGCCTCCGCCGCGATCTACGCGGCGCGCAAGGGGATCCGCACGGGTTTGCTCGCCGAGCGCTTCGGCGGTCAGGTCCTCGACACCATGGCGATCGAGAACCTCGTCTCCGTCCCGCACACCGAGGGCCCGAAGCTCGCGGCCGACCTCGAGCGCCACGTGGGCGAGTACGAGGTCGACATGATCCGCAGCCAGACCGCGGCCGGCCTGTCCGCCGGCGACGACGGGCTGACGGTCGTCGACCTCGCCAACGGCGCCGCGCTCAAGGGCAAGACGGTTGTCCTCGCGACCGGTGCCCGCTGGCGCACCATGGGTGTCCCCGGCGAGGAGGAGTACCGCAACAAGGGCGTCACCTTCTGCCCGCACTGCGACGGTCCGCTCTTCAAGGGCAAGCGCATCGCCGTCATCGGCGGCGGCAACTCCGGCGTCGAGGCTGCGATCGACCTCGCGGGCATCGTCGGTCACGTGACGCTCGTCGAGTTCATGGACGAGATGCGCGCCGACGAGGTGCTCCAGCGCAAGCTGCGCTCGCTGCCCAACGTCGACATCCGCCTCGGCACGAAGACGACCGAGGTCGTCGGCGACGGTGGCAAGGTCACTGGCATCGTCGTTGAGCCCCGCGACGGCGGCGAAGGGGAGACCCTCGCCCTGGAGGGTGTCTTCGTCCAGATCGGCCTGCTGCCCAACACCGAGTGGCTCGGTGACGCGGTCGAGCTCTCCGAGCGCGGCGAGATCGTCATCGACGGCGTCGGCCGGACCAACCTGCCGGGCGTCTTCGCCGCGGGCGACTGCACGGTCGAGCCCTACAAGCAGATCGTCACCGCCCTGGGTGCCGGGTCGACGGCCTCGCTGAGCGCCTTCGACCACCTGATCCGCACGAGCGCCCCGAGCGAGGAGGCCGCGGTCGCGGCGACCAAGGCCGCCGACGGCCCGCTCGAGGCCGGCGACCAGATCGACGTCCCCGACTCGGTGGGCGCCTCGGCCTGA
- a CDS encoding 3'-5' exonuclease, translating to MIWRGGARGGREARRREAAARRAPAGPLRDHLTVPTPTPGTPVAELPLLAVDLETTGLDPGRDRIVAIAWVPIDRLGVVLGGAGRLVVRPGSDVGESATLHGLTDDAVAAGVPSGEALARLLDALAGRVLLAHHAGLEAGFISAECARVFGSPFVPPSVDTMRLQRRVLEGPLGTGPEPAGGELRLAAARQRFGLPRYRAHDPLADALGCAELYLAQVAELALRSRTPLTLADVSG from the coding sequence ATGATCTGGCGTGGAGGTGCGCGCGGTGGGAGAGAGGCCCGACGCCGGGAGGCCGCGGCCCGGCGCGCGCCGGCCGGCCCGCTGCGGGACCACCTGACGGTCCCGACGCCGACGCCCGGGACCCCGGTGGCCGAGCTGCCGCTGCTCGCCGTCGACCTCGAGACGACCGGCCTGGACCCGGGCCGGGACCGGATCGTCGCGATCGCGTGGGTGCCCATCGACAGGCTGGGCGTGGTCCTCGGGGGCGCCGGACGTCTCGTCGTCAGGCCGGGATCGGACGTCGGTGAGTCCGCGACCCTCCACGGACTGACCGATGATGCGGTGGCCGCAGGGGTGCCATCGGGCGAGGCCCTCGCGCGGCTGCTCGATGCCTTGGCCGGTCGGGTGCTGCTCGCCCACCACGCCGGTCTCGAGGCGGGTTTCATCTCGGCCGAGTGCGCGCGGGTCTTCGGCTCCCCCTTCGTCCCACCGTCCGTGGACACGATGCGGCTGCAGCGTCGGGTCCTCGAGGGACCGCTCGGCACCGGACCCGAGCCCGCAGGCGGTGAGCTGCGGCTCGCGGCCGCGCGCCAGCGCTTCGGCCTGCCCCGCTACCGCGCCCACGACCCGCTAGCCGACGCACTCGGGTGCGCGGAGCTCTACCTCGCCCAGGTGGCCGAGCTCGCCCTTCGCTCGCGCACGCCCTTGACCCTCGCGGACGTGTCCGGCTGA
- a CDS encoding anti-sigma factor: protein MTRLAPVPDDHLPEDRLIDLALGESASPQESQHVDDCDQCREGLESYVHTVAVTREAATTTLTPPPSTTWSRIRAEIDDAGEVDPASSEGAAADSQGIQSPTGRSDGRAARGYGRTGRRPAVTWLVAACIAGLLVGVGGSQLADRLGEPDQRTIASAELDTLDTGESRGVATVEQREGRVSLEVSAAEVTVPDGYAEVWLINRDGKRMVSVGVLDGSQGAESFPITQDLLDQGYVVVDISHEAYDDQPEHSGDSLVRGSLTDQA from the coding sequence ATGACCCGTCTCGCACCCGTCCCCGACGACCATCTCCCGGAGGACCGTCTGATCGACCTCGCGCTGGGCGAGTCCGCGTCGCCGCAGGAGAGCCAGCACGTCGACGACTGCGACCAGTGCCGTGAAGGCCTGGAGTCATACGTGCACACCGTCGCGGTGACCCGTGAGGCGGCGACCACCACGCTCACCCCACCCCCGTCCACGACGTGGTCGCGGATCCGGGCGGAGATCGATGACGCCGGAGAGGTCGACCCGGCATCGTCCGAGGGCGCGGCTGCGGACTCCCAGGGGATCCAGTCCCCAACCGGGCGTAGTGACGGTCGAGCCGCTCGCGGGTACGGCCGCACCGGGCGTCGACCTGCCGTGACATGGCTGGTCGCGGCGTGCATCGCCGGCCTCCTCGTCGGGGTGGGTGGCAGCCAGCTGGCCGACCGTCTGGGTGAACCGGATCAGCGCACGATCGCTTCGGCCGAGCTGGACACCCTCGACACCGGCGAGTCGCGGGGCGTCGCCACGGTCGAGCAGCGCGAGGGCAGGGTCTCGCTGGAGGTCTCCGCCGCGGAGGTCACGGTCCCTGATGGCTACGCCGAGGTCTGGTTGATCAACCGTGACGGCAAGCGGATGGTCTCGGTGGGAGTCCTCGACGGCTCGCAGGGTGCGGAGTCCTTCCCCATCACCCAGGACCTGCTCGACCAGGGCTACGTGGTCGTCGACATCTCGCACGAGGCCTACGACGACCAGCCCGAGCACTCCGGTGACAGCTTGGTGCGCGGATCCCTGACCGACCAGGCGTGA
- a CDS encoding alpha/beta fold hydrolase has protein sequence MQSRIEYTRHEGSGEPVVLIHGIGHRRQAWGEVPEMLAARGHDVYVVDLPGHGESPRPTRPDGWSMGSHAEQFERFFRELGIDRPHVIGNSLGGAMVLEMAAREGVVRSATALSPAGFFPPWHLPNIAANLLFMKVGSHLPEAVHRRLNSYPCFRKLAFRSLYKHPDKVTLEDAVGDTLNLRRAKGFWPHFVRATFLRTTRHLVVPTTIAWGDGDRLLLPSEARAARERLPEATHVPLPDCGHCPQVDHPELVVDVATATFARADSTLPAA, from the coding sequence ATGCAGAGTCGCATCGAGTACACCCGCCACGAGGGCTCCGGGGAGCCCGTCGTCCTCATCCACGGCATCGGCCACCGGCGGCAGGCCTGGGGTGAGGTCCCGGAGATGCTCGCGGCGCGCGGTCACGACGTCTACGTCGTCGACCTGCCCGGCCACGGCGAGTCGCCTAGGCCGACCCGCCCCGACGGCTGGTCGATGGGCAGCCACGCGGAGCAGTTCGAGCGGTTCTTCCGCGAGCTGGGCATCGACCGGCCGCACGTGATCGGCAACTCCCTCGGTGGCGCGATGGTCCTCGAGATGGCCGCCCGTGAGGGCGTCGTCAGGAGCGCGACCGCGCTGTCGCCGGCCGGGTTCTTCCCGCCGTGGCACCTGCCCAACATCGCGGCCAACCTGCTCTTCATGAAGGTCGGAAGCCACCTGCCCGAGGCCGTCCACCGCCGGCTCAATTCCTACCCGTGCTTCCGCAAGCTCGCCTTCCGCTCCCTCTACAAGCACCCCGACAAGGTCACCCTCGAGGACGCGGTCGGCGACACCCTCAACCTGCGTCGGGCCAAGGGCTTCTGGCCGCACTTCGTCCGCGCGACCTTCCTGCGCACGACCCGCCACCTCGTCGTCCCGACGACCATCGCCTGGGGCGACGGCGACCGGTTGCTGCTGCCCTCGGAGGCCCGCGCCGCCCGCGAGCGGCTGCCCGAGGCGACCCACGTGCCGCTGCCGGACTGCGGCCACTGCCCGCAGGTCGACCACCCCGAGCTCGTCGTCGACGTCGCGACCGCGACCTTCGCGCGCGCCGACTCGACGCTGCCGGCCGCCTGA